A section of the Bryobacteraceae bacterium genome encodes:
- a CDS encoding ATPase — protein sequence MSGGPRRAVVSWSTGKDCAWAFHRIVRKGGVEIQGLLATVNAEFGRVSMHGVRRELARMQASAMGLPLMEVELPWPCPNEEYERRMAAACARLRAEGIDTLIFGDIHLADVRAYRESRLAGTGIEPLFPLWGQDPPKLIREMLAAGLRARIVCLDPARLDRKLAGAELTAATVDALPAQVDPCGENGEFHTFAFAGPMFSRPLEVLAGPVVEREGFVFADLVPADSRRR from the coding sequence ATGAGCGGCGGGCCCCGACGCGCCGTGGTCTCCTGGTCGACCGGCAAGGACTGTGCCTGGGCGTTTCACCGAATTGTCCGCAAAGGTGGCGTGGAAATCCAGGGGCTGCTGGCCACCGTGAACGCCGAATTTGGCCGTGTTTCCATGCATGGCGTGCGCCGGGAGCTCGCCCGGATGCAGGCCAGCGCGATGGGACTGCCGCTGATGGAAGTGGAGCTGCCTTGGCCGTGTCCCAACGAAGAATACGAGCGGCGGATGGCGGCGGCCTGCGCTCGTCTCCGCGCGGAGGGCATCGATACGCTGATCTTCGGCGACATCCACTTGGCCGACGTGCGGGCATATCGCGAAAGCCGTCTGGCCGGCACTGGAATCGAGCCCCTCTTCCCGCTGTGGGGTCAGGATCCCCCAAAGCTCATCCGGGAGATGCTGGCGGCAGGTTTGCGCGCGAGGATCGTCTGCCTGGATCCGGCGCGGCTGGACCGGAAACTGGCCGGGGCGGAACTGACGGCCGCCACCGTTGATGCGTTGCCCGCACAGGTGGATCCGTGCGGGGAGAACGGCGAGTTCCATACGTTTGCTTTTGCGGGTCCGATGTTTTCGCGGCCGCTGGAGGTCCTCGCCGGCCCCGTCGTGGAGCGGGAAGGCTTCGTCTTTGCCGACCTGGTGCCGGCGGACTCGCGCCGCCGTTGA